Below is a genomic region from Fusobacterium nucleatum.
TTCTTTTGTATAAGTACAATACTTGCAGTTGCATTCTATGGAAGAAGTGCTGTTAATTTCATACATGAAAGCAAGTATTTGAATATAGTTTATCAAGCTATTTTAATTTTAATGATATACATTGGTGGAATAAAACAAGATATCTTTATTTGGTCATTAGCAGATTTTGGGTTAGGTATAATGACAGTTATAAATATTTTAGTTATAATTCCTATTGCTAAACCAGCACTTGATTCATTGAAAAACTATGAAAAAGAACTGGAATAGGTTGACTTATTTTTATGTTATATGTTAATATAGAAGTGCAAAAGCACAACATAAAAAGGAGGAGATTTTATGTCAAATATTACACTGAGATTGACAGATGAAGAAAGAGAAATATTGAACAGTGTAGCTCATTTATATGGTGGTAAATTATCAACAGCAATAAAGACAATATTATTTGAAAAAATAGAAGAAGATTATAATCTAAAATTAATTAAAGATTTTGAAAAAAGAGAAAAAGAAAACAAAGTAGAGTTGATTAGTTTATCCGATTTTAGAAAAGAGTTAGGTAT
It encodes:
- the relB gene encoding type II toxin-antitoxin system RelB family antitoxin; translated protein: MSNITLRLTDEEREILNSVAHLYGGKLSTAIKTILFEKIEEDYNLKLIKDFEKREKENKVELISLSDFRKELGI